From the genome of Streptomyces sp. S4.7:
GCGGGCCTGCACACCGTCCCCGTCGACTACGACGGCGTGCCCCGGGTGACGTACTGCCACCCCGAGGTCGCCTCCGTCGGTATCACCGAGGCCAAGGCCAAGGAGATCTACGGTGCGGACAAGGTCGTCGCTCTGAAGTACAACCTGGCGGGCAACGGCAAGAGCAAGATCCTGAAGACCGCGGGCGAGATCAAGCTCGTCCAGGTCAAGGACGGTGCCGTGGTCGGCGTCCACATGGTCGGTGACCGTATGGGCGAGCAGGTCGGCGAAGCTCAGCTGATCTACAACTGGGAGGCTCTGCCGGCCGAGGTCGCGCAGCTCATCCACGCGCACCCGACGCAGAACGAAGCCCTCGGCGAGGCCCACCTGGCCCTGGCCGGCAAGCCGCTCCACTCCCACGACTGATGCGTCAGTCCGGGCGCGACGACCACTACCGCACTTCCCCTCGCTCGGCGCTCCGCGCAAGCTGGGGAGATCCCACCGTTAGGAGCAACTGAGACCATGGCGGTTTCCGTAACCCTGCCGGCGCTCGGCGAGAGCGTCACCGAGGGCACAGTCACCCGCTGGCTGAAGGCCGAGGGCGAGCGCGTCGAGGCCGACGAGCCGTTGCTGGAGGTCTCCACCGACAAGGTCGACACCGAGATCCCCGCGCCCGCCGCCGGGGTCCTGGCCTCGATCAAGGTCGCCGAGGACGAGACGGTCGAGGTCGGCGCCGAGCTGGCCGTGATCGACGACGGTTCGGGCGGCGAGGCCGCCGCCGAGGCGCCGCAGCAGGCCGCGGCTCCGGCCGAGGCCGCGCCCGCTCCGGAGGCTCAGGAGGCTCCGGCGGCTCAGGAGGCTCCGGCCGCCGAGACCGAGGCCCCGGCGCCCGCGCCGGCCGCCGAGGCGCCGGCCGGCGGCTCCGCCGAGGGCACCGACGTCACCCTCCCGGCGCTCGGCGAGAGCGTCACCGAGGGCACCGTCACCCGCTGGCTCAAGGAGGTCGGCGACTCCGTCGAGGCCGACGAGCCGCTGCTGGAGGTCTCCACCGACAAGGTCGACACCGAGATCCCCGCGCCGGTCTCCGGTGTGCTGCTGGAGATCGTGGTCGCCGAGGACGAGACCGCCGAGGTCGGCGGGAAGCTGGCCGTGATCGGCGCCGAAGGTGCCGCTCCGGCGGCTGCCCCGGCACCGGCTCCGGCCGCGCCGAAGGAGGAGGCTCCGAAGCAGGAGGCCCCCGCCCCCGCACCGGCCCCGGCCGCCCCGAAGCAGGAAGCGCCGAAGCAGGAAGCGCCGAAGCAGGAAGCCCCTGCTCCGGCTCCCGCCCCGGCCGCCCCGAAGCAGGAGGCACCGGCGCCCGCGCCGGCCGCCGCCCCTGCCCCGTCGGCACCCGCCGCTCCCGCCGCCGGTCCGGGTGACGAGGGCGCGTACGTGACCCCGCTCGTGCGCAAGCTCGCCGCCGAGAACGGCGTCGACCTGGCCTCGGTCAAGGGCACCGGCGTCGGTGGCCGCATCCGTAAGCAGGACGTCGTCGCCGCCGCGGAGGCCGCCAAGGCCGCCGCCCAGGCCCCGGCGCCCGCCGCCGCTCCGGCTCCCGCCGCGTCGAAGGCCCCCAAGCTGGAGGTCTCCCCGCTGCGTGGCCAGACGATCAAGATGCCGCGCATGCGCAAGGTCATCGGCGAGAACATGATGAAGGCGCTGCACGGCCAGGCGCAGCTGACCTCGGTCGTCGAGATCGACATCACCAAGCTGATGCGGCTGCGCGCGCAGGCCAAGGAGGGCTTCGCCGCCCGTGAGGGCGTCAAGCTGTCCCCGATGCCGTTCTTCGTCAAGGCCGCGGCCCAGGCGCTGAAGGCGTACCCGGTGGTCAACGCCCGTATCAACGAGGACGAGGGCACCATCACGTACTTCGACTCGGAGAACATCGGCATCGCCGTGGACTCCGAGAAGGGTCTGATGACGCCGGTCATCAAGGACGCGGGCGACCTGAACCTCGCCGGCATCGCCAAGAAGACCGCCGAGCTGGCGGGCAAGGTCCGCGGCAGCAAGATCACGCCGGACGAGCTGTCCGGTGCGACCTTCACCATCAGCAACACGGGCTCGCGCGGCGCCCTGTTCGACACGATCATCGTGCCCCCGAACCAGGTCGCCATCCTGGGCATCGGCGCGACGGTCCGCCGTCCGGTGGTCATCAACCACCCGGACCTCGGCGAGACGATCGCGGTGCGCGACATGGTCCACGTCGTGCTCTCCTACGACCACCGCCTGGTGGACGGCGCGGACGCCGCCCGCTACCTGACGGCGGTCAAGGGGATCCTGGAAGCGGGCGAGTTCGAGGTGGAGCTGGGCCTGTAGTCAGCATCCGTACGGCACGTCCGTATGTCACGACGGCGCCCCCGCCCGGAGAGATCCGGCCGGGGGCGCCGTCGCGTAAAGGTCTCGTTGTCCCTCAGTCATGATCCCCCTGGCCGCCCGTCCGGGAGAGGTAACCTCGGCCACGGCCATCCGAAGGAGCCCCGTCATGATCTCGCCCGTCGTCCACTCGCTGCGCGAACAGATCCGCGAGCACATCGTGGAGGGCATCGTCAGCGGACGCTGGAAGCCGGGTGAGCGGATCGTCGAACGGCGGATCGCGACCGAGCTGGCGGTCAGTCAGACACCCGTACGTGAGGCGCTGCGCGAGCTGGAGTCGCTGCGGCTGATCGAGTCCGCGCCCAACAAGGGCGTACGCGTACGGAATCTGACCGCCGCCGATCTCGAGGAGAGCTACCCCGTGCGGGCCGGTCTGGAGCAGATCGCCGCCGAGCTGGCCGCCGAGCGGCTGGCCGCCGACACCTCCGCCCTGGAGCCGCACGTGACGGCGCTGTACGAGGCCGACCGGCGGGCCGACGGGACCGCGCAGGTGCGGCACACCGTCGACTTCCACCGCGAGCTGGTGCGCGCCGCCGGGAACAGCGTCCTGCTGCACACCTGGGAAGGGCTCGGCATCGAGGTGTTCACGGCGCTGTCCATCCGGTGGCTCGGCACCGTCCAGAAGTCTTACGCGGAGGAGCACCAGGAACTGGTGGAGGCGTTCCGGCGCCGGGATCCGCTCATCGGCGCACTGGTGAGGGACCACGTGCTCGGATGCGCACCGCGGGCCTGATCGACCGCCCGTTTCGTTCCGTTTTGCGGCGTCACTGCGTGCCCTGCCCACCGGCACTGGATGCCAATTTCTGCAGATCATGAAATTTTGCCGTCAACTCTTTGATCGATCATCGATCAGCGACTTACAGTCGTTGACGGGCTGTACCCCAGCCCTTCGCCCTGTCCTGCCAGACAAGGCTCCTCTCCACTCTCTCTCCACCCCCTCCTGTGTGACCGGAAGGCGGCGACCATGCCCGACCCCGTAGGCAAGCTTCCGAGCGAGCTCGACCAGCTCCCGGACCGCGACGCCGAGGAAACCGCCGAGTGGGCGGCCTCACTCGACGCCGTCACCGAGCACGCGGGCCCGCACCGTGCGGCGTACCTGATGCGGCGCACGCTCCAGCACGCCGAGCGCGGCGGGGTTCGACTGCCCGCTCTGCTGGAGACGGACTATGTGAACACCATCCCCACCGCCGCCGAGCCCGCCTTCGACGGCGACGAGGCGATGGAGACCCGCATCGCCGCGTGGAACCGCTGGAACGCCGCCGCGATGGTCACCCGTGGCTCGCGCCTGGGCGTGGGCGGCCACATCGCCACCTTCGCCTCGGCCGCGTGGCTCTACGAGACGGGCTTCAACCACTTCTTCCGCGGCAAGGAGGGGGACGGTTCCGGTGACCAGCTCTACATCCAGGGCCACGCCTCCCCCGGTATCTACGCCCGCGCGTTCCTCGACGGCCGGCTCACCGAGGAGCACCTCGACAACTTCCGTCAGGAGGCGGGTGGCAAGGGCCTCCCCTCCTATCCGCACCCGCGGCGGCTGCCCTGGCTCTGGGAGTTCCCCACCGTCTCCATGGGTCTCGGCCCGCTCTCCGCGATCTACCAGGCGCGCTTCAACCGCTACCTGACGAACCGCAGGATCAAGGACACCTCCGCCTCCCACGTATGGGCGTTCCTCGGCGACGGAGAGATGGACGAGCCCGAGTCGACGGCGGCACTCGCCCTCGCGGCCCGCGAAGGGCTCGACAACCTCACCTTCGTCATCAACTGCAACCTCCAGCGCCTCGACGGCCCCGTCCGCGCCAACTTCAAGATCGTGCAGGAGCTGGAGTCCCAGTTCCGCGGCGCCGGCTGGAACGTCGTCAAGTCCCTGTGGGGCTCCGCCTGGGACGAGCTGTTCGCGCTCGACACCACGGGCGCCCTCGTACGGCGGCTGCGCGAGGTGCCGGACGCGCAGTTCCAGACGTACGCGACCCGCGACGTCGCCTACATCCGTGAGCACTTCTTCGGCGCCGAGCCCGCGCTCGCCGAGCTGGCGAAGCTGCTGACCGACGCGAAGATCGACGAGTGCTTCCACAGCTCGCGCGGCGGCCACGAGGCCCGCAAGGTCTACGCGGCCTACCGCGCCGCGCTCGCCCACAAGGGCGCGCCGACCGTGGTCCTCGCCCAGACGGTGAAGGGCCACACGCTCGGCACCGGCTTCGAGTCGCGCAACGCCAACCACCAGATGAAGAAGCTCTCGGGCGACCAGTTCCGCACCATGCGGGACCTGCTCGGACTTCCCATCCCCGACTCCGAGCTGAACGACGAGCTGGTGCCGTACGGCCACCCCGGCGCCGACTCCCCCGAAGTCCGCTATCTGCAGGAGCGGCGTGCGGAGCTCGGCGGGCCCGCCCCGGCCCGCCGAGTGCATGCCGTCGCCCTGCCCGAGCCCTCCGAGAAGGCGTTCCAGTCCGTCTACAAGGGCTCCGGAAAGCAGTCGGTCGCCACGACCATGGCGTTCGTCCGGCTGGTCAAGGACCTGATGCGGGACAAGGAGACCGGCCGGCGCTGGGTCCCGATCGTCCCCGACGAGGCGCGTACGTTCGGTATGGAGGCGCTGTTCCCGTCGGCCGGCATCTACTCGCCGCTGGGCCAGACGTACGACCCGGTCGACCGCGACCAGATCATGTACTACAAGGAGGCCAAGGACGGCCAGATCCTCAACGAGGGGATCACCGAGGCCGGTTCGATGGCCGACTTCATCGCCGCCGCGACGTCGTACGCGACGCACGGCGAGACGATGATCCCGTTCTACATCTTCTACTCGATGTTCGGCTGGCAGCGCACGGGCGACCAGATGTGGCAGCTCGCCGACCAGCTCGGCAAGGGCTTCATCGTCGGCGCGACGGCCGGCCGTACGACCCTGACGGGCGAGGGCCTCCAGCACGCGGACGGCCACTCGCACCTGCTCGCGGCGACGAACCCGGCCTCGCTCAACTACGACCCGGCGTTCGCGTACGAGATCGCGGTCATCGTCAAGGACGGCCTGCGGCGGATGTACGGCCAGGCCGCCCCCGGCGAGGACTCGGACGTCTTCTACTACCTCACCGTCTACAACGAGCCGATGCCGCAGCCCGCCATGCCCGAGGGCGTGGAGGAGGGCATCGTCAAGGGCCTCTACCGCTTCAAGGAGGGCGTGCCCGCCAAGGCGGACTCGCCGAGGCTCCAGCTGCTCGCCTCCGGCACGGCCATCCACTGGGTCCTCAAGGCGCAGGAACTGCTCGCCGCCGAGTGGGGTGTCACGGCCGACGTCTGGTCGGCGACGTCCTGGGGCGAGCTGCGCAGGGACGCCCTGGAGGCCGACGAGGCGCTGCTACGGGGCGAACTGCGCACGCCGTACGTGACACAGGCCCTGGAGGGGGCACCGGGCCCGGTGCTGGCCGTCAGCGACTG
Proteins encoded in this window:
- a CDS encoding GntR family transcriptional regulator, which encodes MISPVVHSLREQIREHIVEGIVSGRWKPGERIVERRIATELAVSQTPVREALRELESLRLIESAPNKGVRVRNLTAADLEESYPVRAGLEQIAAELAAERLAADTSALEPHVTALYEADRRADGTAQVRHTVDFHRELVRAAGNSVLLHTWEGLGIEVFTALSIRWLGTVQKSYAEEHQELVEAFRRRDPLIGALVRDHVLGCAPRA
- the sucB gene encoding 2-oxoglutarate dehydrogenase, E2 component, dihydrolipoamide succinyltransferase, which gives rise to MAVSVTLPALGESVTEGTVTRWLKAEGERVEADEPLLEVSTDKVDTEIPAPAAGVLASIKVAEDETVEVGAELAVIDDGSGGEAAAEAPQQAAAPAEAAPAPEAQEAPAAQEAPAAETEAPAPAPAAEAPAGGSAEGTDVTLPALGESVTEGTVTRWLKEVGDSVEADEPLLEVSTDKVDTEIPAPVSGVLLEIVVAEDETAEVGGKLAVIGAEGAAPAAAPAPAPAAPKEEAPKQEAPAPAPAPAAPKQEAPKQEAPKQEAPAPAPAPAAPKQEAPAPAPAAAPAPSAPAAPAAGPGDEGAYVTPLVRKLAAENGVDLASVKGTGVGGRIRKQDVVAAAEAAKAAAQAPAPAAAPAPAASKAPKLEVSPLRGQTIKMPRMRKVIGENMMKALHGQAQLTSVVEIDITKLMRLRAQAKEGFAAREGVKLSPMPFFVKAAAQALKAYPVVNARINEDEGTITYFDSENIGIAVDSEKGLMTPVIKDAGDLNLAGIAKKTAELAGKVRGSKITPDELSGATFTISNTGSRGALFDTIIVPPNQVAILGIGATVRRPVVINHPDLGETIAVRDMVHVVLSYDHRLVDGADAARYLTAVKGILEAGEFEVELGL
- the aceE gene encoding pyruvate dehydrogenase (acetyl-transferring), homodimeric type, translated to MPDPVGKLPSELDQLPDRDAEETAEWAASLDAVTEHAGPHRAAYLMRRTLQHAERGGVRLPALLETDYVNTIPTAAEPAFDGDEAMETRIAAWNRWNAAAMVTRGSRLGVGGHIATFASAAWLYETGFNHFFRGKEGDGSGDQLYIQGHASPGIYARAFLDGRLTEEHLDNFRQEAGGKGLPSYPHPRRLPWLWEFPTVSMGLGPLSAIYQARFNRYLTNRRIKDTSASHVWAFLGDGEMDEPESTAALALAAREGLDNLTFVINCNLQRLDGPVRANFKIVQELESQFRGAGWNVVKSLWGSAWDELFALDTTGALVRRLREVPDAQFQTYATRDVAYIREHFFGAEPALAELAKLLTDAKIDECFHSSRGGHEARKVYAAYRAALAHKGAPTVVLAQTVKGHTLGTGFESRNANHQMKKLSGDQFRTMRDLLGLPIPDSELNDELVPYGHPGADSPEVRYLQERRAELGGPAPARRVHAVALPEPSEKAFQSVYKGSGKQSVATTMAFVRLVKDLMRDKETGRRWVPIVPDEARTFGMEALFPSAGIYSPLGQTYDPVDRDQIMYYKEAKDGQILNEGITEAGSMADFIAAATSYATHGETMIPFYIFYSMFGWQRTGDQMWQLADQLGKGFIVGATAGRTTLTGEGLQHADGHSHLLAATNPASLNYDPAFAYEIAVIVKDGLRRMYGQAAPGEDSDVFYYLTVYNEPMPQPAMPEGVEEGIVKGLYRFKEGVPAKADSPRLQLLASGTAIHWVLKAQELLAAEWGVTADVWSATSWGELRRDALEADEALLRGELRTPYVTQALEGAPGPVLAVSDWMRQVPDQISQWVEQDYSSLGTDGFGLSDTREAARRHFGVDAHSITVAALAQLARRGEVPASAVKEARERYGL